Proteins encoded by one window of Candidatus Bathyarchaeota archaeon:
- a CDS encoding glycosyltransferase family 4 protein, with protein MLVGTWFPPIWNEGPSFFFKDLSQMFTESGHEVTVLTLPWGWKNFAGKMLTFNCFIRNYIHLIFNGDYDFVVAPFWGYQDFRRYFPILFLKPKCIFVALGSDWFDFRAKHQKQRYWRFYIWLKERLSTTILCKASAVVSSPDILEKIGKYFYIEAKKLKYIELPVDTEKFNPQVEPVPLNKNGKILIHISRLAEGKGLRCLLKALPTVIAYDNSAELWLIGDGPLKQELVSLANELGIAEKVRFVGKISHVEVPKYIAAAYIAIEAGSEGGGLGNVVREIMAMKKPIVTANIHLQIKQVFVYQKCGLAISDPDDYKDLADKIILYLANERERIEKSSNAFNYIVMNASYQVVSKKWADLFIILKFGRPC; from the coding sequence TTGCTGGTAGGAACATGGTTTCCTCCAATCTGGAATGAAGGTCCGAGCTTCTTTTTCAAAGACCTTTCTCAAATGTTTACAGAAAGTGGTCACGAAGTAACAGTGCTTACTTTACCTTGGGGCTGGAAAAATTTCGCGGGGAAAATGCTGACTTTTAACTGTTTTATTAGAAATTATATCCACTTAATTTTTAATGGCGATTATGACTTTGTAGTCGCTCCTTTTTGGGGTTATCAGGATTTCAGAAGGTACTTCCCAATTTTATTTTTAAAGCCTAAATGTATCTTTGTGGCTCTGGGTTCAGACTGGTTTGACTTTCGAGCTAAACATCAAAAGCAGAGGTATTGGCGTTTCTACATTTGGCTTAAAGAACGACTTTCGACCACAATTCTGTGCAAGGCATCCGCTGTTGTTTCCTCTCCGGATATTTTAGAAAAAATCGGAAAATACTTTTACATCGAGGCAAAAAAGTTAAAATACATAGAATTGCCGGTCGACACGGAGAAATTCAATCCACAAGTGGAACCTGTGCCTCTAAACAAGAATGGCAAAATACTAATTCATATCAGCAGATTAGCTGAGGGCAAAGGGTTAAGATGTCTCTTGAAAGCTTTGCCTACAGTTATTGCTTATGACAATTCGGCTGAGCTATGGCTAATAGGCGATGGGCCATTAAAGCAAGAGTTAGTTTCATTAGCAAATGAATTAGGTATTGCTGAAAAGGTAAGATTTGTAGGAAAAATTTCCCATGTAGAAGTGCCAAAATATATCGCGGCTGCTTACATCGCAATCGAAGCTGGCTCTGAGGGCGGAGGGCTTGGAAATGTTGTTAGAGAAATAATGGCTATGAAAAAGCCAATTGTCACAGCAAACATACATTTACAGATTAAGCAGGTATTTGTATACCAAAAATGTGGATTGGCAATTTCTGACCCAGATGATTACAAAGATTTGGCCGATAAAATTATTCTCTATTTGGCTAATGAACGTGAGAGAATTGAGAAATCGTCAAATGCCTTTAATTATATAGTTATGAACGCGTCTTACCAAGTCGTTTCCAAGAAATGGGCTGATTTGTTCATCATACTGAAGTTTGGGCGACCTTGTTAG
- a CDS encoding DegT/DnrJ/EryC1/StrS family aminotransferase codes for MIEHSKTTIQENDIDAVVSVLKSRIVNCSHVTEEFEKRFADYIGVRRAFATSSGTNALFLALKVLGIGRGDEVIIPSYVCDDVLSAVWFAGADAKLADICLDDFNIDPDDVELKISKNTKAIICPHLFGMPAQINKLLRLNLPLIEDCAHSIGAEYENKKVGSFGIISVFSFHALKMLTCGEGGMLLTSNKTICDKLHSFLFPNFDAQEYTLTFHMSNISAALGISQLSNIDSFLQKRKEIADTYARELSDLEVTLPSYKTAERCSSVFRYCIKIGSSLSLEQVFKMYADEGIIVRSPVKKALHSFKPFHDQYCSNTEYAIRHVVSLPIYPLLTEEEQKRVINVTKSIFGKRQDGRA; via the coding sequence GTGATTGAGCATTCAAAGACAACCATACAAGAGAACGATATTGACGCAGTCGTATCAGTATTAAAAAGCAGAATAGTGAACTGTTCTCATGTTACTGAAGAGTTTGAAAAGCGGTTCGCCGATTATATAGGTGTAAGACGGGCGTTTGCCACAAGTTCAGGAACAAACGCGCTCTTTCTAGCACTTAAGGTCTTGGGTATCGGAAGAGGAGATGAAGTTATCATTCCTTCATACGTCTGCGATGATGTTCTTTCGGCGGTATGGTTCGCTGGAGCTGATGCAAAGCTTGCCGATATTTGCTTAGATGATTTTAACATCGACCCTGACGATGTCGAACTTAAAATTAGCAAGAACACAAAAGCAATAATCTGTCCTCACCTTTTTGGAATGCCAGCCCAAATTAACAAACTTCTTCGCCTAAACCTTCCATTAATCGAAGATTGCGCGCATTCAATAGGTGCTGAATATGAAAATAAAAAAGTGGGGTCTTTTGGCATTATCTCTGTTTTTTCATTTCACGCTTTAAAAATGTTGACATGCGGCGAGGGAGGAATGCTATTAACTTCAAACAAAACAATCTGTGATAAACTGCATTCGTTCTTGTTTCCTAATTTCGATGCTCAAGAGTACACTTTAACATTCCATATGTCTAATATATCGGCAGCTTTAGGGATATCGCAACTATCAAACATAGATAGTTTTCTTCAAAAAAGAAAAGAAATCGCAGACACTTATGCCCGCGAACTAAGCGACCTTGAGGTAACTTTACCATCTTATAAAACAGCTGAGCGTTGCTCTTCAGTATTCCGTTACTGCATAAAAATCGGGTCATCACTAAGTTTAGAGCAAGTTTTCAAAATGTATGCAGACGAGGGTATCATTGTGCGCTCACCAGTGAAAAAAGCGTTACATTCATTCAAGCCATTTCATGACCAATATTGTAGTAATACCGAATATGCAATTCGCCATGTTGTTTCATTACCAATTTATCCTCTGTTAACTGAAGAAGAGCAAAAACGCGTTATCAACGTAACTAAATCAATTTTTGGAAAGAGGCAAGACGGCAGAGCATGA
- a CDS encoding class I SAM-dependent methyltransferase, with amino-acid sequence MSNWKTALFLPKKYICVDGIWLNKSIAINPEINVFNSINFVSRVAQKYTTLGQETPIYMRHFDYMLKNFAEKDLKFVMDLGCGDGRFIPYLLEKGFEHVVAVDISLDNLERIQNRLSEKEKNKVLLVCDDIYTLSFNPYLFDWIFAIGLLHLLKDIPSALNIIGRLLKRGGHFVNGEATFDQALLYSLVIGDIEEFIRVAKTATRGKSAENLKDRYAILKCGQIEKLLEQEGFRIQQTYGISMYPSLVFGGFLQKHEVSEEKKEELSSVLNSLCSTDTTAYRVILYLSQKNHAP; translated from the coding sequence ATGAGTAATTGGAAGACTGCTTTGTTCTTACCTAAAAAATACATCTGTGTAGATGGCATATGGTTGAATAAGTCAATTGCCATCAATCCTGAAATTAACGTCTTTAATAGCATAAACTTCGTTTCGCGGGTTGCGCAAAAATACACAACTTTAGGTCAAGAGACTCCTATTTATATGCGTCATTTCGATTATATGCTCAAAAATTTTGCTGAAAAAGATCTAAAATTTGTGATGGACTTGGGGTGTGGTGATGGGCGGTTTATCCCCTATTTGTTAGAAAAAGGGTTTGAGCATGTAGTAGCAGTTGATATTAGTTTAGACAATTTAGAAAGGATACAGAATAGGTTATCTGAAAAAGAAAAAAACAAGGTTTTGCTAGTTTGTGATGATATTTATACTCTTTCTTTCAATCCTTACTTATTTGATTGGATTTTCGCTATCGGTCTATTACACTTGCTTAAGGATATTCCGAGTGCATTAAACATTATCGGTCGTTTGCTTAAACGGGGTGGCCATTTTGTTAATGGCGAGGCGACATTTGACCAAGCGCTACTGTACTCCTTGGTTATTGGCGATATAGAAGAGTTTATTCGTGTAGCAAAAACAGCCACAAGGGGAAAAAGTGCAGAAAATTTGAAAGATAGATATGCAATATTAAAATGTGGACAAATTGAAAAACTTCTTGAACAAGAAGGCTTCAGAATACAGCAGACTTACGGTATCTCGATGTATCCAAGCTTAGTGTTCGGTGGGTTCCTGCAAAAGCATGAAGTATCAGAGGAAAAAAAGGAAGAGTTGTCTTCAGTCCTAAATAGTCTATGTTCAACTGACACTACTGCATATCGGGTTATTCTGTATCTTAGCCAAAAAAATCATGCACCCTGA
- a CDS encoding ATP-grasp domain-containing protein, with amino-acid sequence MKDLSVLITGVGAPGVYGVIKGLKANGERKIKIVGVDTDPNIASRYFIDKFYLVPNRESPNFMLSIFEIVESEKVNIICPVPTAELEMFSEAKEYFKQLGVSVLVSDMVGLRIANNKALLYQHLQKQGINCVPKHFLVKDFNSFLDAVEKLGYPSKKVCLKPPVGTGARGLKILDSESSNIVKVLARSPDSSVAALEEVSLVLKKANPFPPLLVVEFLPGAEYDVDVLSLDGRSFSIIPRKNEKMFWGLSMVSRAEKNDKIIELSDRIVKALHLSYVINISFKYSNKDEIKILEINPRIPGSIIAAVNAGVNMPYLAIKLALGEPFSIKPTQWGVKMIRYWDEIFISENGKILETPDIKLQSSFLSKPQNNQFHNTNSI; translated from the coding sequence TTGAAGGATTTGTCTGTCTTAATCACAGGGGTTGGCGCTCCAGGCGTTTATGGAGTCATAAAAGGTTTAAAGGCTAACGGTGAAAGAAAGATCAAGATAGTTGGCGTCGACACAGATCCAAACATTGCGAGCCGCTATTTCATAGACAAATTCTATCTTGTTCCAAATAGAGAATCTCCAAACTTTATGCTTTCAATTTTTGAGATTGTTGAAAGTGAAAAAGTTAACATAATTTGTCCAGTGCCGACGGCAGAGTTGGAGATGTTTTCTGAGGCAAAAGAATACTTTAAGCAACTTGGTGTTTCCGTATTAGTATCTGATATGGTTGGTCTGCGGATTGCTAATAATAAGGCACTATTGTATCAGCACCTTCAAAAACAAGGAATTAATTGTGTGCCTAAACACTTCTTAGTAAAAGATTTCAATAGTTTCTTAGATGCCGTAGAAAAATTAGGGTATCCTTCTAAAAAAGTATGCCTTAAACCTCCTGTCGGCACAGGAGCAAGAGGTCTAAAAATACTGGACTCAGAATCCTCAAACATTGTTAAGGTGCTTGCAAGATCCCCTGACTCCTCAGTAGCCGCATTAGAAGAGGTATCATTAGTATTAAAGAAAGCAAATCCTTTTCCCCCTCTTCTTGTTGTTGAATTCCTGCCTGGAGCAGAGTATGATGTTGACGTTTTATCGTTAGATGGCAGGAGCTTTTCCATAATTCCTAGGAAAAATGAAAAAATGTTTTGGGGGCTATCAATGGTAAGTCGTGCAGAAAAGAACGACAAAATAATTGAGTTATCTGATCGTATAGTCAAGGCCTTACATCTTTCATATGTCATAAATATCTCGTTTAAATATTCAAACAAGGATGAAATCAAGATTTTAGAGATTAACCCCCGAATTCCCGGTTCGATAATTGCAGCAGTCAACGCCGGGGTTAACATGCCCTATCTCGCTATCAAGTTGGCGTTAGGTGAACCCTTCAGCATTAAGCCAACCCAATGGGGCGTAAAGATGATTAGGTATTGGGACGAAATTTTCATCTCGGAAAACGGCAAAATTCTTGAAACGCCTGATATAAAATTGCAAAGCAGCTTTTTGTCTAAACCTCAGAACAACCAATTTCACAATACTAACTCTATTTAA
- a CDS encoding GDP-mannose 4,6-dehydratase translates to MELTDKTVVVTGGAGFIGSHLCDKIAQFNPSKLIVIDDFSLGKERNIEKLRGLRNFSIFKMDASNYKAMARLYDKENVDVTFNLAVVPLPASLQKPKETNDINILITSTVCELLYRGKYKTLIHCSSSEAYGSAIYTPMSENHPTYPHTPYAASKLACDHIALSYHKTFGLDIAITRPFNSYGPRQNEYSYAGVIPKTICRIASGKPPIIEGDGSQTRDYTYVDDIADALIGVYQTNLTRGKVINAASGGEISIKELIFLIMKLMDYSGDVIYTDPRPGDVRRLVGDISLAKQLIGYSPKTNFEVGIQKTIDWYKSIHPNSIEEQLLFSCQ, encoded by the coding sequence TTGGAACTCACAGATAAAACCGTTGTAGTCACTGGTGGCGCAGGTTTTATTGGAAGCCACCTCTGTGACAAGATTGCCCAATTTAACCCTTCAAAATTGATTGTTATTGATGATTTTTCGCTGGGAAAAGAAAGAAACATTGAGAAATTAAGAGGGCTGAGAAATTTTAGTATATTCAAGATGGATGCTTCTAACTATAAGGCAATGGCGAGATTGTATGATAAAGAAAATGTTGACGTAACGTTTAATCTAGCTGTAGTTCCTTTACCTGCTTCGCTCCAAAAACCAAAAGAAACGAATGACATTAACATTCTCATAACTTCAACAGTATGCGAGCTCCTCTACAGAGGAAAATATAAAACCTTGATTCATTGTTCTTCATCCGAAGCTTATGGGTCTGCAATTTACACCCCAATGAGCGAAAACCACCCTACATATCCGCATACGCCCTATGCGGCCAGCAAACTCGCCTGTGACCACATCGCTCTCTCTTATCACAAGACATTCGGTTTAGATATAGCAATAACTCGACCATTCAATTCCTATGGTCCAAGGCAAAATGAGTACAGTTACGCTGGCGTAATCCCCAAAACTATTTGCAGGATAGCTTCAGGCAAGCCGCCAATAATTGAGGGTGATGGCTCTCAAACAAGAGATTACACTTATGTAGATGATATTGCGGATGCATTGATAGGGGTTTACCAAACCAATTTGACACGTGGAAAAGTGATTAATGCTGCTAGTGGTGGAGAGATTAGCATTAAGGAGTTAATTTTTCTAATTATGAAGTTAATGGATTACTCAGGCGATGTCATATACACAGACCCGAGACCTGGCGACGTTCGCCGTCTGGTAGGCGACATTTCTTTAGCTAAACAATTGATTGGGTATTCACCGAAAACGAACTTTGAAGTCGGTATCCAGAAAACAATAGATTGGTATAAATCAATCCATCCTAACTCTATTGAAGAACAGCTCCTTTTTTCTTGCCAATAA
- a CDS encoding DegT/DnrJ/EryC1/StrS family aminotransferase, with the protein MNESSLNNVATELKIIQPVIGIEEVDNILKVLRSGWLTEGQQTKEFEEKVKNFCGAKFAVATTSCTTAIELALRTLRIGPGDEVIVPDFTHPATGNMVRWVGANPVLVDVDLSSYNIDPAEVEKAITEKTRCIMPVSWGGNPLNMKPLTELKEKHNLFIVEDAACSLGAAYDGNKTGTMADITCFSFHPRKIITTGEGGMVVTDNPSFAKDLQKLKAFGMEMTKAGKTMFTNCGTNSKLSDVLAAIGVEQMKKIDAIIQKRIELADYYNKLLAGYSSIRVPRKDEKAQHVYQTYAPYIVKKGLRNKIMTELKKKRIETRIGTYALHLQPAFREAKRIGRLQRSKDLYENLLALPMCHSMSKPEQEWVICELKNSIKTSLAN; encoded by the coding sequence ATGAATGAATCTTCTTTAAACAACGTTGCAACTGAACTAAAAATAATTCAGCCAGTAATCGGTATAGAAGAAGTCGATAATATACTCAAAGTGTTACGTTCTGGTTGGCTTACAGAAGGACAGCAAACAAAAGAATTTGAAGAAAAAGTAAAAAATTTTTGCGGAGCCAAATTCGCAGTAGCGACAACTTCGTGTACTACGGCTATCGAATTAGCTTTACGAACTTTGAGAATAGGACCAGGCGACGAAGTAATAGTACCTGACTTTACTCATCCCGCAACTGGCAACATGGTCAGATGGGTGGGTGCCAACCCAGTCTTGGTTGATGTCGACCTATCCTCATATAATATTGACCCTGCTGAAGTAGAGAAAGCTATCACCGAAAAAACACGTTGTATAATGCCAGTCTCATGGGGAGGAAATCCGTTAAATATGAAGCCGTTGACCGAATTAAAAGAGAAGCATAACTTGTTTATCGTAGAGGATGCTGCATGTAGTCTAGGTGCTGCGTATGACGGAAACAAAACAGGTACAATGGCTGATATAACCTGCTTCAGCTTTCACCCACGGAAAATAATCACCACAGGAGAAGGCGGTATGGTTGTTACCGACAATCCTTCCTTTGCAAAGGATCTTCAGAAGCTCAAGGCTTTTGGCATGGAAATGACAAAGGCAGGAAAAACCATGTTCACTAATTGTGGGACTAACTCGAAATTAAGCGATGTTTTAGCAGCTATAGGTGTAGAGCAAATGAAGAAGATAGATGCCATAATACAGAAGAGAATAGAATTGGCTGATTACTACAACAAGCTACTTGCTGGATACAGTTCAATCAGGGTACCACGTAAAGATGAAAAAGCACAGCATGTTTACCAAACATATGCGCCATATATCGTCAAAAAAGGGTTAAGAAATAAAATTATGACTGAACTGAAAAAGAAACGAATTGAGACACGAATAGGAACTTACGCGCTGCACTTGCAACCTGCCTTCCGTGAAGCAAAAAGAATTGGGCGATTGCAAAGATCAAAAGACCTCTATGAAAACTTATTAGCGCTGCCTATGTGCCATTCCATGTCAAAACCTGAACAAGAATGGGTCATTTGTGAACTTAAGAATTCGATAAAAACTTCCCTGGCAAACTAA
- a CDS encoding FtsX-like permease family protein encodes MSFVFLSFKLFFRKKSTAATVLALTLLVAIVASMYAVVNFIGSQTSAIGQLARVGNRYLVLSENRASLSDSCISRETEGALSFEIVENFFAQKIFRAKLQTDLSNFTVTIRGVENLTAYLKTQSVSVNGTTAKNMDEANVGMLLANIASIGKNDYVTVSVGNVSLYIQIVGVTRAQTQLDSELIVPIETADYLTGNRVLSFIEFSFKENIDRQQALSQISGSLPTDGKVVKVQQTGLFLEQSTGETLNFLTVWSITVFVLVAAASYVVSTRLIVESGYELTMLRAIGAKRLKVSSVIFTYNVLAAVAGSVLGIALGIVGTQVVSSVLRVWQNIPVVPFLELAQFGQILALSLLFSALGCVYPTLRLCKENFKVVL; translated from the coding sequence TTGTCTTTTGTATTTTTAAGCTTTAAACTGTTTTTTCGCAAAAAAAGCACGGCGGCTACAGTTCTTGCGTTAACGCTTCTAGTAGCTATTGTGGCTTCCATGTATGCTGTCGTGAATTTCATAGGTTCCCAAACGTCGGCAATAGGGCAGCTTGCCAGAGTCGGCAACAGATATTTAGTTTTAAGCGAAAACCGTGCATCTTTAAGCGACAGTTGCATTAGCCGTGAAACAGAGGGCGCCTTATCTTTTGAAATTGTTGAGAATTTTTTTGCCCAAAAAATCTTCCGAGCAAAATTGCAGACTGACCTGAGTAACTTTACGGTTACTATACGAGGTGTGGAAAATCTTACTGCCTATTTGAAAACGCAGTCAGTAAGTGTTAACGGCACCACAGCTAAGAATATGGATGAAGCCAATGTAGGTATGCTTTTAGCCAATATTGCTTCGATAGGCAAGAATGACTATGTCACCGTATCCGTTGGCAACGTTAGTCTTTACATTCAAATTGTCGGTGTGACGAGGGCTCAGACGCAGTTGGATAGTGAACTTATCGTTCCAATAGAAACAGCTGACTACCTGACTGGCAATAGGGTTTTATCCTTTATAGAATTTAGTTTTAAAGAGAACATTGACAGGCAACAAGCACTGAGCCAAATCTCAGGCTCGCTACCAACCGATGGCAAGGTCGTCAAGGTTCAGCAGACAGGTTTGTTTTTGGAGCAGTCAACAGGTGAAACGCTCAATTTCCTAACCGTATGGTCTATAACTGTTTTTGTCTTAGTTGCGGCTGCTTCCTATGTTGTCTCAACAAGATTAATTGTTGAATCAGGATACGAGTTGACTATGTTAAGAGCTATAGGTGCCAAGCGACTGAAAGTTTCAAGCGTAATCTTCACTTACAACGTGTTGGCGGCTGTGGCTGGTTCAGTTTTAGGCATAGCACTTGGAATTGTTGGCACACAGGTTGTCTCATCAGTTCTTAGAGTTTGGCAAAACATTCCAGTAGTTCCTTTTCTTGAATTGGCGCAGTTTGGGCAAATATTAGCACTGTCACTTCTTTTTTCTGCATTAGGTTGTGTTTACCCAACGTTAAGACTGTGCAAAGAAAATTTTAAGGTGGTCTTATGA